Proteins encoded within one genomic window of Neodiprion fabricii isolate iyNeoFabr1 chromosome 6, iyNeoFabr1.1, whole genome shotgun sequence:
- the LOC124184699 gene encoding aminomethyltransferase, mitochondrial, which yields MFRVMRISRRADVSLFQSNNVLRRFFSAENFKSKKCLVPFSANKCYCLKCASSLSSPGHLSFKIHKRSLFGSRSYHSFNKNLIPEHEFNKRANDTRFLCTCNGCILNKPFSTRCEARKTCLYDLHIDHHGKLVDFAGWLLPLQYGEAIATSHQHTRMAASLFDVGHMLQTVVSGRDAGEFLESLTPSDLKNLPIGKAALTVFTNDQGGILDDLIVTKDGEDKFFVVSNAGRRDEDSELLLKQQKIFTSHDKKVSLEFLDPLEQGLVALQGPKASQALQSFTTINLNDLKFMHSLKTEFFGNQIRISRCGYTGEDGFEISLPRTIARQFVDLILSAEYVKLAGLGVRDSLRLEAGLCLYGIDINETTTPVEADLTWLIAKRRRAEKNFPGAEKILFQILTKPLRKRVGLLLGQGPPARAGAVLLTPEGESVGKVTSGGPSPTLGRHIAMGYLPLNLCHPGSGVLVEIRGKTYKATVSKMPFVKTNYYTG from the exons ATGTTCCGTGTGATGAGAATTTCGAGGCGAGCTGACGTGAGCCTTTTTCAATCCAACAACGTGCTCCGCCGATTTTTCAgtgctgaaaattttaaatcaaagaAGTGCCTGGTGCCCTTTTCTGCGAACAAATGCTACTGTTTAAAGTGCGCGTCTAGCCTTAGCTCGCCCGGACATTTATCATTTAAAATTCACAAACGTTCTTTATTCGGATCAAGGTCTTATCattctttcaataaaaatcTCATACCGGAACACGAATTTAACAAACGTGCTAATGACACAAGGTTTCTGTGCACCTGCAACGGCTGTATCCTAAACAAGCCATTTTCTACGAGATGTGAGGCAAGAAAAACCTGTCTCTACGATCTACATATTGACCATCATG GAAAGCTGGTCGATTTTGCAGGATGGCTTCTTCCTCTTCAATATGGAGAAGCAATTGCAACGTCCCACCAGCACACGAGGATGGCCGCGTCTCTCTTCGACGTTGGACACATGTTGCAGACTGTTGTATCAGGCAGAGACGCtggtgaatttttggaatcgtTAACACCGAGCGATCTTAAAAATCTCCCCATCGGTAAAGCGGCTTTGACTGTCTTCACGAACGACCAAGGAGGTATACTTGACGATCTCATTGTAACGAAGGACGGCGAAGACAAATTCTTCGTTGTTTCCAACGCGGGACGACGCGACGAAGATAGCGAACTTCTTCTGAAACAACAG aaaatattCACGTCTCACGACAAGAAAGTTTCTTTGGAATTCCTCGACCCCCTGGAGCAAGGACTTGTTGCACTTCAAGGGCCGAAGGCAAGCCAAGCCCTTCAGAGTTTCACGACGATCAATTTAAACGACCTGAAATTCATGCACAGCTTGAAAACGGAATTTTTTGGAAACCAAATCAGAATATCACGATGCGGTTACACGGGGGAAGATGGTTTCGAAATATCGTTACCACGAACGATTGCCAGACAATTTGTTGACTTGATACTTAGCGCCGAGTATGTCAAATTGGCTGGTTTAGGAGTAAGGGATAGTCTAAG ATTGGAAGCCGGCCTTTGCCTTTACGGAATCGACATAAACGAGACAACAACGCCGGTGGAAGCTGACTTAACGTGGTTGATCG CGAAACGCCGAAGAGCCGAAAAGAACTTTCCGGGGGCAGAGAAGATATTGTTCCAAATCTTAACAAAGCCATTACGTAAGCGGGTCGGGCTCCTTTTAGGACAAGGACCCCCTGCGAGAGCAGGAGCCGTGCTACTAACACCGGAGGGTGAATCCGTTGGAAAAGTGACTTCTGGAGGGCCGAGTCCTACCTTGGGTCGGCACATCGCCATGGGCTACTTACCTCTGAACTTATGCCACCCAGGATCCGGTGTCCTCGTAGAGATTAGGGGAAAAACTTACAAAGCTACGGTCTCGAAGATGCCCTTCGTTAAGACGAATTATTACACTGGCTAA